A genomic stretch from Natronomonas gomsonensis includes:
- a CDS encoding MBL fold metallo-hydrolase gives MDVTNVTTDAETFTCNAYLVEGDRTVLVDAGAMDGVVDVIRAHTDGLDAVVLTHQHGDHVAQLDAVLDAFDAPLYAYADHPRRASNLDDGEQVFIGDEAFDVVYTPGHADDHVSFVSETMLFSGDVVVHDDGAFDYGSFGRTDMAGQSRERLIESIETLLDRMGDGVEHMYAGHGEEFHGDVRDVVETALGRAEKREPKYPEE, from the coding sequence ATGGACGTAACCAACGTGACAACGGACGCGGAGACGTTCACCTGCAACGCGTATCTCGTCGAGGGCGACCGAACGGTGCTCGTCGACGCGGGTGCGATGGACGGGGTCGTCGACGTCATCCGGGCGCACACCGACGGTCTCGACGCCGTCGTGTTGACCCACCAGCACGGCGACCACGTCGCCCAACTCGATGCGGTGTTGGACGCCTTCGACGCACCGCTGTACGCCTACGCCGACCACCCGCGTCGGGCCAGCAACCTCGACGACGGCGAGCAGGTGTTCATCGGCGACGAGGCTTTCGACGTGGTGTACACGCCGGGACACGCCGACGACCACGTCTCCTTCGTCTCGGAGACGATGCTGTTCAGCGGCGACGTGGTGGTCCACGACGACGGCGCCTTCGACTACGGCAGTTTCGGCCGTACCGACATGGCCGGCCAATCGCGGGAACGACTCATCGAGAGCATCGAGACGTTACTCGACCGAATGGGCGATGGCGTCGAACACATGTACGCCGGCCACGGCGAGGAGTTCCACGGCGACGTTCGCGACGTAGTGGAGACGGCGCTCGGTCGCGCGGAGAAACGCGAACCGAAGTACCCCGAAGAGTAG
- a CDS encoding DUF99 family protein translates to MKPGRRALGIAESYRGTDDGASSTLGGAVVRANRVVDDFVFGSCTVGGSDATDAIIDCWRRLDRPDVRYVFLAGVALAWYNILDLDTIHEATDRPVVAVSFEDSEGLSDAIKDTFEGAEREHRLDSYRALPERRRVTVDGRDLFVRSVGIDAAEADGIVADYTYERRPEPLRVAKRAARRVDAVRGGADGGGFRRD, encoded by the coding sequence GTGAAACCCGGCCGCCGCGCGCTCGGCATCGCGGAGTCCTACCGCGGCACCGACGACGGCGCGAGCAGCACGCTCGGTGGCGCGGTGGTTCGCGCTAACCGAGTCGTCGACGACTTCGTTTTCGGGTCGTGTACCGTCGGCGGCAGCGACGCCACCGACGCCATTATCGACTGCTGGCGTCGCTTAGACCGCCCGGACGTACGGTACGTGTTCCTCGCCGGTGTCGCGCTGGCGTGGTACAACATCCTCGATCTCGATACGATTCACGAGGCGACTGACCGACCCGTCGTCGCCGTCTCCTTCGAGGACAGCGAGGGACTCTCCGACGCCATCAAAGACACCTTCGAGGGCGCCGAGCGCGAACACCGCCTCGACAGCTATCGAGCGCTGCCGGAGCGCCGTCGAGTCACCGTCGACGGTCGGGACCTCTTCGTTCGGAGCGTCGGCATCGACGCCGCGGAAGCCGATGGCATCGTTGCCGACTACACCTACGAACGGCGGCCCGAGCCGCTTCGGGTGGCGAAGCGGGCCGCACGACGCGTCGACGCCGTCCGCGGTGGGGCCGACGGCGGCGGGTTCCGGCGGGATTAA
- the lrp gene encoding HTH-type transcriptional regulator Lrp, with translation MTYENLDRKLVNALLDDGRASLRSLGEDLDVSVTTVSNHISDLEDEGIIQGYAPTVDYGELGYDVTAVIQMKVEGSALPEITDRLADHKHMVSVYEVTGDHDIIAIGKFTDTDHMNEQIKELLIDPDIKESNTSVVLNTVTENEQFDLDFE, from the coding sequence ATGACGTACGAAAATCTCGACCGCAAGTTGGTGAACGCACTCTTAGACGACGGCCGCGCCTCGCTTCGTTCCCTCGGAGAGGACCTCGACGTGTCGGTGACGACCGTTTCCAACCACATCTCCGACCTCGAAGACGAGGGGATAATCCAGGGGTACGCACCCACCGTCGACTACGGCGAGTTGGGGTACGACGTGACCGCAGTCATCCAGATGAAAGTCGAGGGGAGTGCCCTCCCCGAAATCACCGACCGACTCGCGGACCACAAACACATGGTGTCGGTGTACGAGGTCACCGGCGACCACGACATCATCGCCATCGGAAAGTTCACCGACACCGACCATATGAACGAGCAAATCAAGGAGCTCCTCATCGACCCCGACATCAAGGAGTCCAACACCTCGGTCGTGCTCAACACCGTCACCGAAAACGAGCAGTTCGACCTCGACTTCGAGTAG
- a CDS encoding phosphatase PAP2 family protein produces MSRGLGELAAVGELPSWLVALAALVTQLGDVWFVFCLLGALYWFGNALPGPLSLSRRHAMFAVALALVARAVTTTFKELFALPRPPGADEAIGVELVPVVVEPLYVSAATADGFGFPSGHATAAILVYGGLALLVDSRRGYVAAGALVAAIPVSRVVLGVHYLVDIAAGLAFGGAFLAGVYLLCGRGDNPGRALMVAVVLSLLGAGVVYNFDTMAALGGALGARIAWGSLGDAVVHETTTRVGGAVAVAVGLLFGAMFGGIYALEPAPAVGFLGMAVVLAGVIAAPLVGEAVARRI; encoded by the coding sequence ATGAGTCGCGGTCTCGGCGAACTTGCCGCCGTTGGTGAGTTGCCGTCGTGGCTCGTCGCGCTCGCGGCACTCGTCACCCAACTCGGCGACGTGTGGTTCGTCTTCTGTCTGCTCGGGGCCTTGTATTGGTTTGGCAATGCCCTTCCGGGGCCGCTGTCGCTTTCCCGGCGGCACGCGATGTTCGCCGTCGCGCTCGCACTCGTCGCCCGCGCCGTGACGACGACGTTCAAGGAACTGTTCGCGCTGCCGCGACCACCCGGTGCCGACGAGGCTATCGGGGTCGAACTCGTTCCGGTCGTCGTCGAACCGCTGTACGTCTCGGCGGCGACCGCCGACGGCTTCGGGTTCCCGAGTGGCCACGCCACCGCAGCCATCCTCGTCTACGGGGGGTTGGCGCTGCTCGTCGACTCACGCCGCGGCTACGTCGCCGCCGGCGCGCTCGTCGCCGCGATTCCGGTGTCACGAGTCGTTTTGGGCGTCCACTACCTCGTCGACATCGCGGCGGGGCTCGCCTTCGGCGGAGCGTTCCTCGCGGGCGTCTATCTCCTGTGTGGCCGCGGTGACAACCCCGGGCGGGCGCTGATGGTCGCCGTCGTGCTCTCGCTTCTCGGTGCGGGGGTCGTGTACAACTTCGATACGATGGCGGCGCTCGGTGGTGCCCTCGGAGCGCGAATCGCGTGGGGGAGCCTCGGCGACGCCGTGGTCCACGAGACGACGACCCGGGTGGGTGGTGCGGTCGCCGTCGCGGTTGGATTGCTGTTCGGCGCGATGTTCGGCGGTATTTACGCGCTAGAGCCGGCGCCGGCGGTCGGCTTCCTCGGGATGGCTGTCGTGTTGGCGGGCGTCATCGCCGCGCCGCTGGTCGGCGAAGCGGTCGCTCGGCGGATTTGA
- a CDS encoding uracil-DNA glycosylase, giving the protein MDDIAVHDCTRCEELCASRSRIVNGVGATDAELLFVGEAPGAQEDAEGEPFVGRSGDVLTEALRDRGLARRDVRITNCVRCRPPENRDPTVEERENCREYLEAEIDAVDPAVVVTLGKVPSEHLLERSVAVTKEAGTLHDARIAGSTRRLLVCVHPAATLYDPSQRETFDDALDEALALVDDEGSDGQSRLGEF; this is encoded by the coding sequence ATGGACGACATCGCAGTTCACGACTGCACCCGGTGTGAGGAGTTGTGTGCCTCCCGGAGTCGCATCGTCAACGGCGTCGGAGCGACCGATGCCGAGTTGCTGTTCGTCGGCGAGGCACCGGGGGCACAGGAGGACGCCGAGGGCGAACCGTTCGTCGGCCGCTCCGGTGACGTGCTGACCGAGGCGCTCCGGGATCGCGGACTGGCACGCCGGGACGTTCGCATCACCAACTGCGTCCGCTGTCGGCCGCCGGAGAACCGCGACCCGACCGTCGAGGAACGGGAGAACTGCCGTGAGTACCTCGAAGCAGAAATCGACGCCGTCGACCCCGCCGTCGTCGTGACGCTCGGAAAAGTTCCCTCCGAACATCTGCTGGAGCGGTCGGTCGCGGTGACGAAGGAAGCCGGCACGCTCCACGACGCCCGCATCGCCGGGTCGACGCGACGGCTTCTCGTCTGTGTCCACCCCGCGGCAACGCTGTACGACCCCAGCCAGCGGGAGACCTTCGACGACGCCCTCGACGAGGCGCTCGCCCTCGTCGACGACGAGGGAAGCGACGGCCAATCCCGGCTCGGAGAGTTTTAG
- a CDS encoding DUF367 family protein, producing the protein MDLHVRYEGDDDPEKCSARKLARFDLVSLHRSARAAPPGIVLDPHAEQALSPADADESDTLVVLDCSWETAEAEAFKLDGPHRALPFLVAANPVNYGTPFQLNTVEAFAAALCILGERDHAEELLGKFRWGHTFLELNDEPLRRYADCADSAEVVAVQSEYLDRGEE; encoded by the coding sequence GTGGACCTCCACGTCAGATACGAGGGCGACGACGACCCCGAGAAGTGCTCGGCTCGAAAGCTCGCGCGCTTCGACCTCGTTTCCCTCCATCGCTCGGCGCGGGCGGCCCCGCCCGGAATCGTGCTCGACCCCCACGCCGAGCAGGCGCTGTCGCCGGCCGACGCCGACGAAAGCGATACCCTCGTCGTCCTCGACTGCTCGTGGGAAACCGCCGAGGCCGAGGCGTTCAAACTCGACGGCCCCCATCGGGCGCTGCCCTTCCTCGTCGCCGCCAACCCGGTCAACTACGGGACGCCGTTCCAGTTGAACACAGTCGAGGCGTTCGCCGCGGCGCTGTGTATCCTCGGCGAGCGCGACCACGCAGAGGAACTGCTCGGGAAGTTCCGGTGGGGACACACCTTCTTGGAGTTGAACGACGAACCCCTCCGGCGCTACGCCGACTGTGCGGATTCGGCCGAAGTCGTCGCCGTCCAGTCGGAGTACCTCGACCGCGGCGAGGAGTGA
- a CDS encoding YihY/virulence factor BrkB family protein, with protein MYGSPIAGFVKGYLARVTTVTRGVVNGAQSDRITFIAGSLAYYAFISLLPLLLLALVAASTFGDAGTVEALVARATETLGEQAGVVVRDALTGATGRGGATLLGVAVLLWSGLKLFRGLDIAFSEVYGHPGPESIVDQFRNATVTLGAVGVAVAATVAVGALISLSGVGGVLEGVGGAGAVAVLGTLTLVAGLTAAFLPLYYLLPGTDVSVREALPGAVFAAVGWTLLQTGFRVYAEFAGSYEAYGVLGGVLLLLTFLYFGGLVLLLGVVLNAVLAGRANEETGLAESEEPTPEPTAVLEGIMTRDRLDDEVSDAELREELERLYDELDRFEERVDDRTVHREEIESDLKRYVRKQVRRGKARGWGPYLVLLYGTAMTLGAFVALSGGWAILAMLVIWLSTLGLYVLMLLVGTTATVAGLPGRLKDRLGDR; from the coding sequence ATGTATGGTTCGCCCATAGCCGGGTTCGTGAAGGGGTATCTCGCCCGGGTCACGACGGTGACTCGGGGCGTCGTCAACGGCGCCCAATCGGACCGAATCACGTTCATCGCCGGGAGCCTCGCCTATTACGCGTTCATTTCGCTTCTGCCCCTGCTGTTGCTCGCCTTGGTCGCGGCGTCGACGTTCGGTGACGCCGGAACCGTCGAGGCGCTCGTCGCTCGGGCCACCGAAACGCTCGGCGAACAGGCGGGTGTCGTCGTCCGCGATGCGCTGACCGGTGCGACCGGACGGGGCGGCGCGACCCTCCTCGGCGTCGCGGTGTTGCTGTGGTCGGGGTTGAAACTGTTTCGGGGTCTCGACATCGCCTTCTCGGAGGTGTACGGCCACCCCGGTCCGGAGTCGATTGTCGACCAATTCCGCAACGCCACCGTCACGCTCGGGGCGGTCGGCGTCGCCGTCGCGGCGACGGTCGCCGTCGGCGCGCTCATCTCCCTTTCCGGCGTCGGTGGCGTTCTCGAAGGGGTCGGCGGCGCGGGCGCCGTCGCGGTGCTGGGCACGCTCACCCTCGTTGCCGGACTCACTGCCGCCTTCCTGCCGCTGTACTACCTCTTGCCGGGGACCGACGTTTCAGTCCGGGAGGCGCTTCCGGGCGCCGTCTTCGCCGCCGTCGGCTGGACGCTCCTCCAGACCGGATTTCGGGTTTACGCCGAATTCGCGGGCAGTTACGAGGCCTACGGCGTGTTGGGCGGCGTTCTGCTGCTCCTCACCTTCCTCTATTTCGGTGGCCTCGTGTTGCTTCTCGGCGTCGTTCTCAACGCCGTGTTGGCCGGCCGCGCCAACGAGGAGACGGGGCTCGCCGAATCCGAGGAACCGACGCCGGAACCGACCGCTGTACTCGAAGGAATCATGACACGGGACCGACTCGACGACGAGGTATCGGACGCTGAACTCCGCGAGGAACTCGAACGGCTGTACGACGAACTCGACCGCTTCGAGGAGCGCGTCGACGACCGGACCGTCCACCGCGAGGAAATCGAGAGCGACCTCAAGCGGTACGTCCGCAAGCAGGTCCGCCGCGGGAAGGCCCGTGGCTGGGGTCCGTACCTCGTGTTGCTGTACGGGACGGCCATGACGCTCGGGGCGTTCGTCGCGCTGTCGGGCGGGTGGGCCATCCTCGCGATGCTCGTCATCTGGCTGTCGACGCTCGGGTTGTACGTCCTAATGTTGCTGGTCGGGACGACGGCGACCGTCGCGGGGCTTCCCGGACGGCTCAAAGACCGCCTCGGCGACCGATGA
- a CDS encoding MaoC family dehydratase: MKYFEDYEVGDTKTVGSFSLSKAEIVDFAERFDPLWLHTDEERAERESPFGGIIASGWHTICSCHGMVVQDAGADSAAIGSPGVEGVSWENPVFPEDTITVSRTVTGKRPSEKLPDRGLLTVEISGKNQRGQKVVTYTPQMYYMKGDLSESG; the protein is encoded by the coding sequence ATGAAGTACTTCGAGGATTACGAGGTTGGAGACACGAAGACGGTCGGGTCGTTCTCGCTATCGAAGGCGGAAATTGTTGACTTTGCCGAGCGATTCGACCCGCTCTGGCTGCACACCGACGAAGAACGGGCCGAGCGGGAATCACCCTTTGGCGGAATTATCGCAAGCGGGTGGCACACTATATGTTCGTGCCACGGGATGGTAGTTCAAGACGCCGGAGCGGATTCAGCAGCAATCGGGTCACCTGGGGTAGAGGGAGTTTCGTGGGAAAACCCAGTATTTCCGGAGGACACGATAACAGTCTCCCGAACAGTCACCGGGAAACGACCCTCAGAAAAGTTACCTGATCGTGGGCTTCTTACTGTCGAGATATCCGGGAAAAATCAACGGGGACAGAAGGTTGTCACCTATACACCACAAATGTATTACATGAAAGGTGATCTCTCGGAATCTGGCTGA
- a CDS encoding tRNA (guanine(26)-N(2))-dimethyltransferase has product MEVREGGVRIEVPEERHGASEGAGSGVFYNPVQELNRDITVGVLRTVSDDCDSYLDAMTASGVRAVRAANAGYDVTACDVDTDAVELARRNLDGNDLAGEVHHRNVNAHMYESRHDVVDLDPFGTPVPFLDAAFQSAGRYLCVTATDTAPLCGAHFESGVRSYGAVPRNTEFHPEMGLRVLLSALVRTAARYDIAARPVLSHVSSHYVRTYVELDHGARAANDCIEGLGYVDHCQKCLWRDSEATLIAEPTKTCPNCGQSTWTAGAIWLGPAHDAGFVESVRESIPDSFGEASKADRLLETVAGELHEPTHYDQHKLYKRWGEPNIAMDEFLEELRAAGYEASRTHFGGTTFKTDADVVAIREAVL; this is encoded by the coding sequence ATGGAAGTCCGCGAGGGCGGCGTGAGAATCGAGGTGCCCGAGGAGCGCCACGGCGCCAGCGAGGGCGCCGGGTCGGGGGTGTTCTACAACCCGGTCCAGGAGTTGAACCGCGACATCACCGTCGGCGTGTTGCGGACGGTGTCCGACGACTGTGACTCGTATCTCGATGCGATGACAGCAAGCGGCGTCCGTGCGGTTCGGGCCGCCAACGCGGGCTACGACGTGACCGCCTGCGATGTCGACACCGACGCCGTCGAGTTGGCCCGCCGCAACCTCGACGGAAACGACCTCGCGGGCGAGGTCCACCACCGGAACGTCAACGCTCATATGTACGAATCACGGCACGACGTAGTCGATTTGGACCCCTTCGGGACGCCCGTACCCTTCCTCGATGCGGCGTTTCAGAGCGCCGGGCGATACCTCTGTGTGACCGCGACCGACACCGCACCGCTGTGTGGCGCTCACTTCGAGAGCGGCGTCCGGAGTTACGGCGCGGTCCCGCGGAACACGGAGTTCCACCCCGAGATGGGCCTGCGCGTGTTGCTGTCGGCGCTGGTCCGAACCGCCGCACGCTACGATATCGCCGCCCGGCCCGTGTTGAGCCACGTCTCCAGTCACTACGTTCGAACCTACGTCGAACTGGACCACGGCGCCCGCGCCGCCAACGACTGTATCGAGGGGTTGGGCTACGTCGACCACTGTCAGAAGTGTCTCTGGCGCGACAGCGAGGCGACGCTCATCGCGGAGCCGACGAAAACGTGTCCGAACTGCGGGCAGTCGACGTGGACGGCTGGCGCCATCTGGCTTGGGCCGGCCCACGACGCCGGATTCGTCGAATCCGTTCGGGAGTCGATTCCCGACTCCTTCGGCGAGGCATCGAAAGCCGATCGCCTCTTGGAGACTGTCGCCGGCGAACTCCACGAACCGACCCACTACGACCAACACAAACTGTACAAGCGATGGGGCGAACCGAACATCGCGATGGACGAGTTCCTCGAGGAACTCCGAGCGGCGGGCTACGAGGCCTCACGGACGCACTTCGGCGGAACGACGTTCAAGACCGACGCCGATGTAGTGGCGATTCGAGAAGCGGTATTGTAG
- the pyrE gene encoding orotate phosphoribosyltransferase, whose product MVNQELIDALRDAEAVKFGEFELSHGGTSEYYVDKYVFETDPHCLELIAEAFAERVGDSKLAGVALGAVPLVAATAVETGNPYVIVRKKAKEYGTGNQIEGDFEDGEGVVVLEDIATTGQSAIDAVEALRDAGAVVDRVLVVVDREEGARENLAEHDIELESLLTASELLADADRA is encoded by the coding sequence ATGGTCAATCAGGAACTCATCGACGCGCTCCGGGACGCGGAGGCGGTGAAGTTCGGGGAGTTCGAACTCTCCCACGGCGGCACCTCCGAGTACTACGTCGACAAGTACGTCTTCGAGACCGACCCACACTGTCTGGAACTCATCGCCGAGGCGTTCGCCGAACGGGTCGGTGACTCGAAACTCGCCGGCGTCGCGTTGGGCGCCGTCCCGCTGGTCGCCGCGACGGCCGTCGAGACGGGTAACCCCTACGTCATCGTCCGAAAGAAAGCCAAGGAGTACGGCACTGGCAACCAAATCGAAGGCGACTTCGAGGACGGTGAGGGGGTCGTTGTGCTAGAGGACATCGCCACGACTGGCCAAAGCGCCATCGACGCCGTCGAAGCACTCCGAGACGCCGGTGCAGTCGTCGACCGCGTACTCGTCGTCGTCGACCGCGAGGAGGGCGCCCGCGAGAACCTCGCCGAACACGACATCGAGTTGGAGTCGCTGTTGACGGCCTCGGAGCTGTTGGCCGACGCCGACCGCGCGTAG
- the glnA gene encoding type I glutamate--ammonia ligase codes for MTNDNVATDGGLTPEAQSVLDEIEEKNVDFLRLQFTDILGTVKNVSVPAEQAEKAFTEGIYFDGSSIEGFVRIQESDMRLIPDASTFAVLPWRNTDEHASARMICDVYNTSTGEPFEGDPRYILKQALQRAHDMGYKVNAAPEPEFFLFEEDEDGRATTKTNDAGGYFDLAPKDLASDVRRDIIYGLEDMGFDIEASHHEVAQGQHEINFEYDDALTTADNVGTFRTVVRAIAAQHDLHATFMPKPIARINGSGMHTHISLFTEDGENAFHDGDDEFDLSEEAKQFTAGILEHAPAITAITNPTVNSYKRLVPGYEAPVYVAWSDRNRSALIRKPAARVPAASRIEARFPDPSCNSYLAFAALIHAGLDGIEQGLDCPDPVRENIYEFDEQKREEYGIETLPQNLGEAVEALKEDEAIYGALGDHIGPKFVEAKEAEFKEYLVEVSEWELDQYLETF; via the coding sequence ATGACGAACGACAACGTAGCAACCGACGGTGGTCTCACCCCGGAAGCACAGAGCGTCCTCGACGAAATCGAAGAGAAGAACGTCGACTTCCTTCGCCTGCAGTTCACCGACATCCTCGGTACGGTGAAGAACGTCTCCGTTCCCGCCGAACAGGCCGAGAAAGCCTTCACCGAGGGTATCTACTTCGACGGCTCCTCTATCGAAGGGTTCGTCCGCATCCAGGAATCGGACATGCGGCTCATTCCCGACGCGAGCACCTTCGCGGTGCTGCCGTGGCGGAACACCGACGAGCACGCTTCGGCCCGGATGATTTGTGACGTGTACAACACCTCGACGGGCGAACCGTTCGAGGGTGACCCGCGGTACATCCTGAAGCAGGCCCTGCAGCGTGCCCACGACATGGGATATAAGGTCAACGCCGCCCCCGAACCGGAGTTCTTCCTGTTCGAGGAGGACGAAGACGGCCGCGCGACGACGAAGACGAACGACGCCGGCGGCTACTTCGACCTCGCGCCGAAGGACCTCGCCTCCGACGTTCGCCGCGACATCATCTACGGGCTGGAGGACATGGGCTTCGATATCGAGGCCTCCCACCACGAGGTCGCACAGGGCCAACACGAGATCAACTTCGAGTACGACGACGCCCTGACGACGGCCGACAACGTCGGCACCTTCCGGACGGTCGTCCGCGCCATCGCGGCCCAACACGACCTCCATGCGACCTTCATGCCGAAACCCATCGCCCGAATCAACGGCTCGGGGATGCACACCCACATCTCGCTGTTCACCGAGGACGGCGAGAACGCCTTCCACGACGGCGACGACGAGTTCGACCTCAGCGAGGAGGCCAAACAGTTCACCGCGGGCATCCTCGAACACGCCCCGGCGATTACGGCCATCACCAACCCGACGGTGAACAGTTACAAGCGTCTCGTCCCCGGCTACGAGGCCCCCGTCTACGTCGCGTGGTCCGACCGCAACCGCTCGGCGCTCATCCGCAAGCCGGCCGCCCGCGTGCCGGCCGCCTCCCGCATCGAGGCTCGCTTCCCCGACCCGTCGTGTAACTCCTATCTCGCTTTCGCCGCGCTCATCCACGCCGGTCTCGACGGCATCGAGCAGGGACTCGACTGCCCCGACCCGGTCCGGGAGAACATCTACGAGTTCGACGAGCAGAAACGCGAGGAGTACGGCATCGAGACACTGCCACAGAACCTCGGCGAGGCCGTCGAGGCGCTCAAGGAAGACGAAGCGATTTACGGCGCGCTCGGCGACCACATCGGTCCGAAGTTCGTCGAGGCCAAAGAGGCCGAGTTCAAGGAGTACCTCGTCGAGGTCTCCGAGTGGGAACTCGACCAGTACCTCGAGACCTTCTGA
- a CDS encoding winged helix-turn-helix transcriptional regulator, which translates to MSDRATLSETDFSAEQIGDVSCEQIRSEGPTILELFEVLSRSRGLEVLAQFADEAGPWRFKELETQLSIPPNTLTRRLQELEEFGLLTREVRETVPPYVQYTATEGASELQPVLQYLYRWSMRKHGRSTDSTADKVNGNNEIEEQ; encoded by the coding sequence ATGAGCGATAGAGCTACACTTTCAGAGACAGATTTCAGCGCAGAGCAGATCGGAGACGTGAGTTGCGAACAAATCCGTTCGGAAGGCCCAACGATTTTGGAGTTGTTCGAGGTACTCAGCCGGTCGCGTGGACTTGAAGTCCTTGCCCAGTTCGCCGACGAGGCTGGTCCATGGCGATTCAAGGAACTTGAGACTCAGCTCAGTATCCCACCGAATACGTTGACCCGACGACTACAGGAGCTCGAAGAGTTCGGGTTGCTCACGCGAGAGGTACGCGAGACAGTACCACCCTATGTACAGTATACAGCGACGGAAGGTGCGTCCGAACTTCAACCGGTTCTTCAATATCTCTATCGTTGGTCAATGCGAAAACACGGCAGGTCAACCGATTCGACTGCGGACAAAGTTAACGGTAATAACGAAATCGAAGAACAGTAA
- the hisH gene encoding imidazole glycerol phosphate synthase subunit HisH, with protein MSTTQRSAEVVLVDYGLGNLRSATRGLERAGAEVTLTDDPADFDAADGIVLPGVGAFSEGMDNAGPFREPLVEAAAEGKPLFGICLGMQMLLTSSEEAEHVGQGDVEGLDLIPGRNVRFDEGQKVPHMGWNELSVQREHPIAEGVDGDYAYFVHSYYAAPDDDEAVVATTDYDIDFPAIVANEAGNVFGTQFHPEKSGETGLRILRNFVDYCIER; from the coding sequence ATGAGCACCACCCAACGGAGCGCCGAGGTCGTCCTCGTCGACTACGGGCTCGGGAACCTCCGGAGTGCGACCCGGGGGCTCGAACGCGCTGGCGCCGAGGTGACGCTGACCGACGACCCAGCCGACTTCGATGCCGCCGACGGCATCGTCCTGCCGGGCGTCGGCGCGTTCAGCGAAGGCATGGACAACGCCGGCCCGTTCCGTGAGCCACTCGTCGAGGCCGCCGCCGAGGGCAAACCGCTGTTCGGCATCTGTCTCGGGATGCAGATGCTTCTGACCTCCAGCGAAGAGGCCGAACACGTCGGACAGGGCGACGTGGAGGGACTCGATTTGATTCCGGGCCGCAACGTCCGCTTCGACGAGGGGCAAAAAGTCCCACACATGGGCTGGAACGAACTGTCCGTCCAGCGTGAGCACCCCATCGCGGAGGGCGTTGACGGCGACTACGCCTACTTCGTCCACTCGTATTACGCCGCCCCCGACGATGACGAGGCCGTCGTCGCGACGACCGACTACGATATCGACTTCCCAGCCATCGTCGCAAACGAAGCGGGTAACGTCTTCGGCACGCAGTTCCACCCCGAGAAATCCGGCGAGACGGGGCTCCGCATCCTGCGGAACTTCGTCGACTACTGTATCGAGCGGTGA
- a CDS encoding DUF5786 family protein: MGFGSYDESEQESQQIDTDIEEPDQSTLPTHDGEVEFEYDDASSEDLLETFEEIKGH; encoded by the coding sequence ATGGGGTTCGGCAGTTACGACGAATCCGAACAGGAGTCCCAGCAAATCGACACCGACATCGAGGAACCCGACCAATCGACGCTGCCCACTCACGACGGCGAGGTCGAATTCGAGTACGACGACGCCTCCAGCGAAGACCTCCTGGAGACGTTCGAGGAAATCAAAGGGCATTGA
- a CDS encoding 50S ribosomal protein L40e, whose translation MANFEEAEKRTLEKMICMRCNARNSKRAKRCRKCGYKNLRPKAKERRAA comes from the coding sequence ATGGCTAACTTCGAAGAGGCGGAAAAGCGCACCCTCGAGAAGATGATTTGCATGCGCTGTAACGCCCGAAACTCCAAGCGAGCGAAACGATGCCGCAAGTGCGGTTACAAGAACCTCCGTCCGAAGGCGAAGGAACGCCGCGCGGCCTAA